DNA sequence from the Candidatus Hydrogenedentota bacterium genome:
GTCATCGGCGGTGGCCACGCCCAGCGCCAGCAGGAGCAGGATCGATGAAATGAGAACTCGTATTGCGGTCAATTTCAGATCTCCATGGCATTTCTTAAACCAGCCAGGCAATCGAAGTATTTGTGAGGCGCATATTGGCTGCCCCACACGGGCAAACCCTCGCGGGTTTGTCCGTGGCACCCATAGCCTGTATTTACATGGGCTGGAACCAGCGTAAACGGCTAGCCCATCTATTCATACCATCCCCCACTTCTCGAAAAAGCCCATGGCTTCCAGATCCGCCTTCAGGGCGGCGTATTCCGATTCATTCAAGGTCTTCAGCGGCAGACGGCTTGGCCCGCAGTCGAGGCCGAGCATCTTCATGACCGCCTTGAGGCCGGCCATATGCTTGTATTCGAGCATTTTGGCGACGATCCGCCCGGCTTCGACCTGGAGTTGAAAGGCGCGGGGGCTGTCGCCACCGTCGTAGGCGCGGCGGGCCTCCTGATAGATGGGGGCCATGAAGTTGTAGGTGCTCCCGACGGCGCCCGATGCGCCGACGGCATAGCCGCTGACATACATGTCGTCCACGCCAAACAGAAGTTGAAAGCGGTCGCCGGCCTCGTCGATGCAGGCCTGGAACTCCTGGAGGAGGTGGCTGCTGAACTTGAGCCCGGCGAGCGAGGGAATCCGCTCGGGGGCCTCGCGCAGGAAGGCGCGCATGTCGAAGGCGACGGAGGTCAGCGGGGGAATGTGGTAGTAGTAGAAGGGCAAGTTTGGCGCGCCGTCCGCGACCTCCTGGAGGCACTGGATCAGCATGTCGAGGCTGTCCGGCTTGAAGTAGATGGGCGGGAGGGCGCTGATGGCGTCGGCCCCGATCGCGGCGGCGTGGGC
Encoded proteins:
- a CDS encoding dihydrodipicolinate synthase family protein, with the protein product MTPLSGLIPATFTPMRADGSLNLGQVPAIVDRFVQYGVGGLYICGSTGEGPLLTTEERKAVAEAYVKAAAGRIPVVIQTGHASNWESRGLAAHAAAIGADAISALPPIYFKPDSLDMLIQCLQEVADGAPNLPFYYYHIPPLTSVAFDMRAFLREAPERIPSLAGLKFSSHLLQEFQACIDEAGDRFQLLFGVDDMYVSGYAVGASGAVGSTYNFMAPIYQEARRAYDGGDSPRAFQLQVEAGRIVAKMLEYKHMAGLKAVMKMLGLDCGPSRLPLKTLNESEYAALKADLEAMGFFEKWGMV